A stretch of Gossypium hirsutum isolate 1008001.06 chromosome A06, Gossypium_hirsutum_v2.1, whole genome shotgun sequence DNA encodes these proteins:
- the LOC107930540 gene encoding protein TRIGALACTOSYLDIACYLGLYCEROL 5, chloroplastic produces the protein MITNFNGFGVGIGFGVGCGFGVGWGFGGMPLNILGFGAGGGCGIGFGLGWGFGSAYGSQYRSSRVTFQGLEFGKDDRRQNGKLNEKPKNTKENRLSQ, from the exons ATGATTACAAACTTCAATGGGTTTGGTGTTGGCATTG GTTTTGGTGTTGGGTGTGGTTTTGGAGTTGGATGGGGTTTTGGAG GTATGCCTTTGAATATCTTAGGATTCGGTGCAG GTGGTGGCTGTGGGATTGGTTTTGGCCTCGGATGGGGCTTTGGGTCTGCCTATGGTAGTCAATACAGATCCTCTAGGGTGACATTCCAAGGCTTAGAATTTGGCAAAGATGACCGAAGGCAGAACGGTAAGTTAAACGAAAAACCAAAAAACACCAAAGAAAATCGTCTGTCGCAGTAA